GGAAATAGATAGGATGTTAGAGCAGCTAACTAAAATATATAGTTTTAAGAGCAATATGGCAGATGAGCTGTTGCAGTTATTATATGATAGTAATTTAATAGGAGATAATCCTTTAAGTCATTTGAATATTTTTTTGCTTTTAAATTATTTAAAAAGAGACATAATACCTTCTACGATACCAGGAATAATAATTGCTCATGGTTATTCTATTGCTAGCGGGATTGCAGAAGTGGTAAATCAATTGATAGGTCAGCACATTTTTGATGCCATAGATATGCCTATAAATAGCGATATATTGGCAGTAGCAGAAAAATTAACTGAGCAGCTTAAAAGAATTAAAAACTGTAATGAAATTATTGTTCTTGTAGATATGGGTTCATTAGAAGCAATTAATAGATACCTTGAAGATAAGTTTAAGATGGACATAGGGATAATAAATAATGTTACGACGCGTATGGCTTTGGACGTATCAACAATGATGGTTCAAAAGAAAAATATAAAAGAAATACTTGAGGAGGCTTGCATTAATAATACAAATAAATACAGTCTTATTGAGAATAAAAAGAAACAAGATGTAATATTATCTGTATGTGAAACAGGAATTGGAACGGCGAATAAAATAGTGGATTTAATTAAGAAAAGCTTACCAAGTGAAATAGATACAATAATTATTACCTATGATTTTAGTAATCTTGAAACTATGGGAGATAAATCAACTTTATTTGATAAATATAATGTTTTATTTATTGTGGGAACCGAAAATCCTGATATAACTAATGTTCCATTCCTATCTATAGAAGAGTTAATAGAAGCACAGGATATTACTAAAATATACAGCTTATTTCAGGGTAAACTGAGCTATAATCAGGTTATATGTTTTTCAAAAAATATTATAAAGAATTTCTCCTTAGAAAACTTAATTGGCTACTTGAATATAGTAGATCCAAGAAAAATAATCAAAAGTGTTGAAGAGGTTATTTCCAGTCTTCAAAAGGAGCTTAACATGGAATTTAGTAGTGGAACAACCTTAGGAATTTATATACATATATGTTGCCTAATTGAAAGAACCATAATAGATAAGGAACCAGCTAGCTATAATAACCTTGATGATTTTATAAATAATCATAAGGATTTTATTAGACTTGCTAAAAAAATCTTTTTAGAAATTGAACTATCGTATAATGTAACAATTCCCGAATCAGAGATTGCTTATCTATTCGATTATATTTATTCAGAAAAACGTCCTGGTATGTCAAAGCTAAAAAGTAATTATAATAATGACTTGTTTGAATTTAACGAATAAAGATAGGTTGATTTATACATTTATACCGTGCTACAAATTGGCACGGTTTTTTGCTGTTAACTTAGTGAGGTATATTATTTTGATAAGTGTAGAGGATTTTTATGGGAATAGTATGGAATATACTGTGCCCAAGGAAGAAGATTGTGAGGTGTAAAAATATGAAAGGTCCAAAGAAAGCGATAGAACTTACATGGGAAGAGCAGGCTAGATATATAGATCAATCTGTGCTAAAGCCTGAATTTAGCGATGAAGAAATAATTAAGTATATTCAGGAGGGGGTTGATTTTAAATGTAAAACTGTATGTATAAATCCTTCCTCTTTAGACATAGCAGTGAAGATGACGGAAGGAACAGAAACAGGTATCTGTGTAGTTTGCGATTTTCCTTTTGGTAAAAGCTCTACTGTATCAAAGGTAGCCCAGGGAGAGCTAATATGCAAGAGTGGTAAGGTGGATGAACTAGATGTGGTTTCAAATTATGGATGGATTAGAAGTAAAAAGTGGCTCTAGGTTAGACAGGATATTAAAGCTGTAGTGGATATGTGTCACAGCTATAATGTAAAAGCTAAGATAATATTGGAAACCGACGCTCTTAGCTCACTGGAGATACAGAGAGCGACAGAAATTGCTGTTGAGGCTGGAGCTGATTTCATAAAGTCTTCCACGGGCTTTTATACAGGAGGAACTGCTATAGGAGCATCTAATGAGATAATGGATATTATGCTTAAGGCTTCAGCAGGAAGATGCTTAATAAAAGGAAGCGGTGCTATAAGGACACGGGAGCATTTTTTGGAGCTCATTGACATGGGAGTGGACAGAATGGGAATAGGATACAAATCCACTCCTATTGTGCTTGGAAAAACAATAGAAGAGGTAAGGAAATTATAATATAAAATTAGAGGGGGTATAAGTATGAATATAGGTCTTGTAGGTAATGGAATGATTATACCTGATATACTTAGTCAAATAAAAAGCATACCAGAGATGGAATGTATAGCCATTTGTGGCAGAGAAAAAAGCTCTTTTAAGCTTCAGCAATTAGCTAAAGATTATACTATAAGAAAGGTTTATTACAATTACGAGGAACTACTAGAGGATTCAGAGATTGATGTTATATATGTTGCCATAGTAAATAGTCTTCACTATGAGTATTGCTTAAAGGCGCTTAATGCAGGAAAGCACGTTGTCTGCGAAAAGCCCTTTTCATTGAAGTATGAGGAGGCTAAAAAGCTTAAAGAAATGGCGGAACAAAAAAAACTGTTTTTATTTGAGGCTATAACTACAAGGCATATGCCTGTATATAGTCAGCTTTTTGATATTATTGAGGAAATAGGTAATATTAAAGCTGTATTCTGTAATTTGTCGAAATATTCAAGCCGATATGATGATTTTGTCAAGGGAGAAACTCCTAATGTGTTTAATCCTTCTTTAGGAGGAGGGGCATTAGAGGATATAAATATTTATAATATTCACTTCTGTGTTGGGCTATTTGGAGAACCTATGGAAGTATCCTATTATGCAAATATTATTAGGGATATTGATGTATCTGGAACCTTAATATTAAAATATGATAACTTTACTGCTTTATGTGTTGGTGCTAAGAATAATAATGTAGGAACGGGTATTTTTATACAGGGAGAAAAAGGGGCAATAACTGTTAATGAAGTTCCATATGCAATTACAGGATTTAATATTTTCACAAAGGGTAGTCAGAGAGCTATTATCAGCAAAGAAAATAAAAGACACAGAATGTTTTTTGAACTCTCGGAGTTTTTAAGAATAATTAAAGAGAAAAGGTATGATCAGTGCTATAGTAATTTAGAAGATACTCTAAAGGTTGTAAGGATTAGTGAAGATGCCAGGAAATTTGCAGGCTTAAGTTTTTAATAAAGTACTAAGCACAATTTTATTTACTCAGTGCCATACTATTATAATGATAATCTTGGAGGAATTATGGATGTATCCTATTAAATTTGAAAATATATATTTTGAAAAAATATGGGGAGGAAGTTCTTTAAAAAGTTTTAGAGAAAATGTGCCCGAGGGGAATATAGGTGAAAGCTGGGATATTTCTTGTCACCCAAATGGAATGAGCATCGTGGCTAATGGCTCTTTGAAGGGAAGAACACTTAAAAGTATAATTGATGAATATGGTTATGATTTGATGGGGAATAAGGTATCTGTAGAAAGATTTCCCTTATTGATAAAGCTTATTGACGCAGGAGAGAGACTTTCTGTTCAGGTTCATCCGGATGACGAATATGCCTTGAAGTATGAAAGAGATCAGGGAAAAACAGAAGCTTGGTATGTGCTTAAGGCAGAGCCTGGAGCTAAATTGATTATAGGGACCAAAGATTGTTCGAAAGAAGAATTT
This window of the Mediterraneibacter butyricigenes genome carries:
- a CDS encoding Gfo/Idh/MocA family protein, with amino-acid sequence MNIGLVGNGMIIPDILSQIKSIPEMECIAICGREKSSFKLQQLAKDYTIRKVYYNYEELLEDSEIDVIYVAIVNSLHYEYCLKALNAGKHVVCEKPFSLKYEEAKKLKEMAEQKKLFLFEAITTRHMPVYSQLFDIIEEIGNIKAVFCNLSKYSSRYDDFVKGETPNVFNPSLGGGALEDINIYNIHFCVGLFGEPMEVSYYANIIRDIDVSGTLILKYDNFTALCVGAKNNNVGTGIFIQGEKGAITVNEVPYAITGFNIFTKGSQRAIISKENKRHRMFFELSEFLRIIKEKRYDQCYSNLEDTLKVVRISEDARKFAGLSF